A window of the Gemmatirosa kalamazoonensis genome harbors these coding sequences:
- a CDS encoding PTS system mannose/fructose/sorbose family transporter subunit IID yields the protein MSEPARSMTPSSPSVGSPPALPLSIRLSIFLRLLAIQASWNYEILLGNGIGFCTEPALRLLPGGKGGEAYRAALARHSQYFNAHPYFAGVAVGALIRAELAGEPPTRIERFRTALCGPLGSVGDRLVWAAWLPFCSLLALLAFGAGAGPLAVVGGFLALYNAGHLALRAWALRVGLARGLQVAQALGGPVLRQGPQWLDQGAAFIGGAALPLTLARVIGPGRALLGAVVVAVMAGALVIARLHGRIEGWRLAVLCLAAFVLYSIAR from the coding sequence ATGAGCGAGCCCGCGCGCTCCATGACGCCCTCGTCACCATCGGTCGGGAGCCCGCCTGCTCTCCCGCTCTCGATCCGTCTCTCTATCTTCCTGCGACTGCTCGCGATCCAGGCCTCGTGGAACTACGAGATCCTGCTCGGCAACGGGATCGGCTTCTGCACCGAGCCGGCGCTGCGCCTCCTGCCCGGTGGCAAGGGCGGGGAGGCGTATCGCGCGGCGCTCGCTCGGCACAGTCAGTACTTCAACGCGCATCCGTACTTCGCCGGCGTCGCGGTCGGTGCGCTGATCCGCGCGGAGCTCGCCGGCGAGCCGCCGACCCGCATCGAGCGTTTCCGCACGGCGCTGTGCGGTCCGCTCGGCAGCGTGGGCGACCGGCTCGTGTGGGCGGCGTGGCTTCCGTTCTGCTCGCTGCTCGCGCTGCTCGCGTTCGGGGCCGGCGCCGGCCCGCTCGCCGTGGTGGGCGGGTTCCTCGCGCTCTACAACGCCGGCCATCTCGCGCTGCGCGCGTGGGCGCTGCGCGTCGGGCTCGCGCGCGGGCTGCAGGTCGCGCAGGCGTTAGGCGGCCCCGTGCTGCGGCAGGGACCGCAGTGGCTCGATCAGGGCGCCGCATTCATCGGGGGCGCGGCGCTCCCCCTCACCCTCGCGCGCGTGATCGGGCCCGGGCGCGCGCTCCTCGGCGCCGTGGTGGTCGCCGTGATGGCCGGTGCACTGGTCATCGCGCGGCTGCATGGGCGCATCGAGGGCTGGCGTCTTGCCGTTCTCTGTCTGGCAGCCTTCGTCCTCTACTCGATCGCCCGATGA